A region from the Triticum aestivum cultivar Chinese Spring chromosome 3D, IWGSC CS RefSeq v2.1, whole genome shotgun sequence genome encodes:
- the LOC123074648 gene encoding MAPK kinase substrate protein At1g80180, giving the protein MAGLQRSSETFRRSGSSGMVWEDKQQLSASGKEAAAPARMQRSGSSGGHGGYRAGHVQPALDPPSPRVAACGFCSLFGKQAPQPQHRAGGGSAKGKRR; this is encoded by the coding sequence ATGGCGGGGCTGCAGCGGTCGAGCGAGACGTTCCGGCGGTCGGGGTCGTCAGGGATGGTGTGGGAGGACAAGCAGCAGCTGTCGGCGTCGGGCAAGGAGGCGGCGGCCCCGGCGCGGATGCAGCGGAGCGGCTCCAGCGGGGGGCACGGCGGGTACAGGGCGGGGCACGTCCAGCCGGCGCTCGACCCACCCTCCCCGCGCGTCGCCGCCTGCGGCTTCTGCAGCCTCTTCGGCAAGCAGGCGCCCCAGCCGCAGCACCGCGCGGGCGGCGGCAGCGCCAAGGGGAAGCGCCGGTGA